In Streptomyces dangxiongensis, one DNA window encodes the following:
- a CDS encoding TetR/AcrR family transcriptional regulator — protein sequence MRADARKNRDHLLAVAGTALAEQGVDVSLRDIARRAEVGLATLLRHFPTREALLEALLHASFDELTARASELETSGAPEDALVSWLRDCVAWTTEYRGVTVLMAAAIEDTESALHASCVTLRAAGARLLIRAQAAGLARSEIDGADLFALVAMLAWLGDQPSLAPRADRLFEVVAGAILTNPAGTATGTPPPNP from the coding sequence ATGCGGGCCGACGCCAGGAAGAACCGCGACCACCTGCTGGCAGTAGCCGGCACCGCCCTCGCCGAGCAAGGCGTCGACGTGTCCCTGCGCGACATCGCGCGCAGGGCCGAGGTCGGGCTCGCGACGCTGCTGCGGCACTTCCCGACGCGCGAGGCGCTTCTCGAAGCCCTGCTCCACGCGAGCTTCGACGAGCTGACGGCAAGGGCGAGCGAGCTGGAGACGTCGGGTGCGCCCGAGGACGCCCTCGTTTCGTGGCTGCGCGACTGTGTCGCGTGGACCACCGAGTACCGGGGCGTGACCGTGCTGATGGCAGCCGCCATCGAGGACACCGAATCCGCTCTCCACGCTTCCTGCGTGACCCTGCGCGCGGCCGGCGCGCGGCTCCTCATCCGCGCCCAGGCCGCCGGCCTGGCTCGCAGCGAGATCGACGGCGCCGATCTGTTCGCGCTGGTGGCCATGCTCGCTTGGCTCGGTGATCAGCCCTCACTGGCGCCACGCGCCGACCGCCTCTTCGAGGTTGTCGCCGGCGCGATTTTGACGAATCCGGCAGGCACCGCTACCGGAACGCCGCCCCCGAACCCGTAG
- a CDS encoding MFS transporter: MGAAGPIAAATRRPARQSDLWRAAWPLTAVFMLSNVPTPLFVIWQDRIGFGTGTLTVVFALYIGGLLLALPVAGAVSDRYGRRTVLFPAVLSALLACLLYASAESVTALLVARLLTGLAVGGTVAAGMAAVADVGGPDRRRQASLAGSVAMGAGLAAGPLLSGCCAQLLPAPTHTVFVIEAVLLLSVLPVVRSLPNVRRAGAGTWLRPPSVPRGSRRDLLVGLAAYMPGMTGTSFLLALGPTLLATLLGTGNRIVAGGSAFVMFGASTAVQFAVSRWPTRRLLTTATAATAVGMVLVVLAVRAASVTTLIAAAVCAGTGQGMAQLGGFSLLNARVPAARLAESNAALSAWGYLFAGVLPVATGYLADATSVGFGATVLGLAVAAAAGAAGLAISRTR, encoded by the coding sequence ATGGGAGCGGCCGGCCCGATCGCGGCAGCCACCCGACGGCCGGCGCGCCAGAGCGACCTCTGGCGCGCCGCCTGGCCGCTGACCGCCGTCTTCATGCTCTCCAACGTGCCCACCCCGCTGTTCGTGATCTGGCAGGACCGCATCGGCTTCGGCACCGGCACCCTGACCGTCGTCTTCGCCCTCTACATCGGCGGCCTGCTCCTCGCCCTGCCCGTGGCGGGCGCCGTCTCCGACCGCTACGGGCGGCGCACCGTCCTGTTCCCGGCCGTGCTGTCGGCCCTGCTCGCCTGCCTGCTCTACGCGTCCGCCGAGAGCGTCACCGCCCTCCTCGTCGCCCGGCTGCTCACCGGCCTCGCGGTGGGCGGCACCGTCGCCGCCGGCATGGCGGCCGTGGCGGACGTCGGCGGACCCGACCGCCGTCGGCAGGCCTCGCTCGCCGGCTCGGTCGCCATGGGCGCCGGCCTGGCCGCCGGCCCGCTGCTGTCCGGCTGCTGCGCCCAACTCCTGCCCGCGCCCACCCACACGGTCTTCGTCATCGAAGCGGTACTGCTGCTGTCCGTGCTGCCCGTCGTCCGCTCCCTGCCCAACGTCCGCAGAGCCGGCGCCGGCACCTGGCTGCGCCCGCCCTCCGTGCCCCGGGGTAGCCGGCGTGACCTGCTGGTCGGCCTGGCCGCCTACATGCCGGGCATGACCGGCACCTCGTTCCTGCTCGCCCTCGGCCCCACCCTGCTGGCCACGCTGCTGGGCACCGGCAACCGGATCGTGGCGGGCGGCTCGGCCTTCGTGATGTTCGGCGCCTCCACCGCGGTGCAGTTCGCCGTCAGTCGCTGGCCCACCCGCCGGCTGCTGACCACCGCGACCGCGGCCACCGCCGTCGGCATGGTGCTGGTGGTCCTGGCCGTGCGCGCCGCGTCGGTCACCACCCTGATCGCCGCCGCCGTGTGCGCCGGCACCGGGCAGGGCATGGCCCAGCTCGGCGGCTTCTCGCTGCTCAACGCCCGCGTGCCGGCGGCCCGCCTGGCCGAGTCGAACGCGGCGCTGAGCGCCTGGGGCTATCTGTTCGCCGGAGTGCTGCCGGTGGCCACGGGATACCTCGCCGACGCCACCAGCGTCGGTTTCGGCGCGACCGTGCTGGGCCTGGCGGTGGCCGCGGCGGCCGGCGCGGCGGGCCTGGCCATCAGCCGCACCCGCTGA
- a CDS encoding MbtH family protein, with protein MAEEDIDERTYRVVLNDEEQYSVWLADRELPLGWHAEGTEGTRAECLAHIGTVWTDMRPLSLRRQMERAARD; from the coding sequence GTGGCCGAGGAAGACATCGACGAGCGTACGTACCGCGTCGTCCTCAACGACGAGGAGCAGTACTCCGTCTGGCTCGCCGACCGCGAACTGCCGCTCGGCTGGCACGCCGAGGGCACCGAGGGCACCCGGGCCGAATGCCTGGCCCACATCGGCACCGTCTGGACCGACATGCGACCGCTCAGCCTGCGCCGGCAGATGGAGCGGGCGGCGCGCGACTAG
- a CDS encoding TauD/TfdA family dioxygenase, which translates to MPAESPGTPLSEYLSAARPLVRGRLLEHGAVLLRGFDVGGVDGFEAAVRAVSGAPLPYAERSSPRSTIKGQVYTSTDYPPSEEIFLHNENSYQADWPLYLFFHCVQPPDTLGATPLADTRRVYEAIDPAVREEFAARGWMVVRNFSDGFGVPWQQAFNTGDRGEVEAYCARNGVETEWTADGLRTRARRRAVHRHPVTGETVWFNHLTFFHVTTLAEEVCGALREMYDDARLPTNTYYGDGRPIPDEVVAHLRACYRAEQRRFDWQRDDVLIVDNMLSAHAREPFTGPRRIAVAMAETHSAAVSSASSVEVSDDHR; encoded by the coding sequence ATGCCTGCCGAATCCCCCGGTACGCCCCTGTCCGAGTACCTGTCGGCCGCCCGACCGCTCGTCCGCGGCCGGCTGCTCGAACACGGCGCGGTGCTGCTGCGCGGCTTCGACGTCGGCGGCGTGGACGGCTTCGAGGCCGCGGTGCGGGCGGTGTCCGGCGCGCCGCTGCCCTACGCGGAGCGGTCCTCGCCGCGCAGCACCATCAAGGGGCAGGTGTACACCTCGACCGACTATCCGCCGAGCGAGGAGATCTTCCTCCACAACGAGAACTCCTACCAGGCGGACTGGCCGCTGTACCTGTTCTTCCACTGCGTGCAGCCGCCGGACACCCTGGGCGCCACGCCCCTCGCCGACACCCGCCGGGTGTACGAGGCGATCGACCCGGCCGTCCGGGAGGAGTTCGCCGCCCGGGGCTGGATGGTGGTGCGCAACTTCTCCGACGGCTTCGGCGTGCCGTGGCAGCAGGCCTTCAACACCGGCGACCGCGGCGAGGTCGAGGCGTACTGCGCCCGCAACGGCGTCGAGACCGAGTGGACCGCGGACGGCCTGCGGACCCGCGCGCGCCGCCGGGCGGTGCACCGCCACCCGGTGACCGGGGAGACGGTCTGGTTCAACCACCTCACCTTCTTCCACGTGACCACGCTGGCCGAGGAGGTGTGCGGCGCCCTGCGGGAGATGTACGACGACGCGCGGCTGCCGACCAACACCTACTACGGCGACGGCCGGCCGATCCCTGACGAGGTCGTCGCGCACCTGCGGGCCTGCTACCGCGCCGAGCAGCGGCGCTTCGACTGGCAGCGGGACGACGTGCTGATCGTGGACAACATGCTGTCGGCGCACGCCCGTGAACCGTTCACCGGGCCGCGCCGGATCGCCGTGGCGATGGCCGAGACCCACTCGGCAGCCGTGAGTTCCGCCTCGTCCGTGGAGGTGTCCGATGACCACCGGTGA
- the sbnA gene encoding 2,3-diaminopropionate biosynthesis protein SbnA has product MPEPDDGPAGVLGTIGGTPLVELAKLAPGRHFTTYAKLEAFNPGGSMKDRSALEMLRELIRNGTLVPGRSVVVESSSGNLGIGLAQICAYYGLRFICVVDPRTNRQNIAVMRALGAEVEVVSECDPVTGEYLPVRIRRIRALIARTPGAYWPNQYANPLNPQAHRQTMREILEASPGGIDYLFCATSSCGTLRGCAEYVRDRGLPVTVVAVDAIGSAIFGGVPTSRLIPGHGAAVRPALYRDGLADEVVHVTDLDCVVGCRRLAAREAVLAGGSSGALVAAVDQMADRIPAGARCAVVLPDRGERYLDTIYDDEWVARHFGDVSHLWKEKKSAMKVASC; this is encoded by the coding sequence ATGCCGGAACCTGACGACGGACCGGCCGGCGTTCTCGGCACGATCGGCGGCACCCCGCTGGTCGAACTCGCCAAGCTCGCTCCGGGGCGGCACTTCACCACCTACGCCAAGCTGGAGGCCTTCAACCCCGGCGGCAGCATGAAGGACCGTTCGGCCCTGGAGATGCTCCGCGAGCTGATTCGGAACGGCACCCTCGTGCCCGGCCGCTCGGTGGTCGTCGAGTCGAGCTCCGGCAACCTCGGCATCGGGCTCGCCCAGATCTGCGCCTACTACGGGCTCCGGTTCATCTGCGTGGTGGACCCCCGCACCAACCGGCAGAACATCGCCGTCATGCGGGCCCTCGGCGCGGAGGTCGAGGTGGTGAGCGAGTGCGACCCGGTGACCGGTGAGTACCTGCCCGTCCGGATACGCCGCATCCGCGCGCTGATCGCCCGCACCCCCGGCGCCTACTGGCCCAACCAGTACGCCAACCCGCTGAACCCCCAGGCACACCGGCAGACGATGCGCGAGATCCTGGAGGCTTCGCCGGGCGGGATCGACTACCTGTTCTGCGCGACGAGTTCGTGCGGCACACTGCGCGGCTGCGCGGAGTACGTCCGCGACCGGGGGCTGCCGGTGACCGTGGTCGCGGTGGACGCCATAGGGAGCGCCATCTTCGGCGGCGTCCCGACGTCCCGGCTGATCCCGGGGCACGGCGCGGCCGTACGGCCGGCGCTCTACCGCGACGGGCTCGCCGACGAGGTCGTCCACGTGACGGACCTCGACTGTGTGGTCGGCTGCCGACGGCTCGCCGCCCGGGAGGCGGTCCTCGCGGGCGGCTCCTCCGGGGCCCTGGTGGCGGCGGTCGACCAGATGGCCGACCGCATCCCGGCGGGCGCGCGCTGTGCGGTCGTCCTGCCCGACCGCGGGGAGCGGTACCTCGACACGATCTATGACGACGAATGGGTCGCCCGCCACTTCGGCGACGTGTCCCACCTGTGGAAGGAGAAGAAGTCGGCGATGAAGGTGGCATCATGCTGA
- a CDS encoding NADP-dependent oxidoreductase, which translates to MPTHTMRAVRLHEYGGPEVLRCEEVPVPEPGPGEVLVSVHAAGVNPPDRYLRGGLTRMPGETESTVGLPVIPGTDVSGVVEAVAGGAEGFSVGDEVFGLLRFPGFDGRAYAEYVAAPASHLARKPAGIDHVHAAAAPMAGLTAWQFLIETGHDHPSPFQKERHRPTALGAGTTVLVNGAAGGVGHFGLQLAKWRGAHVIAVASGAHEAFLSELGADRFIDYTKSRPEELVHDVDLVLDTVGGPDSKRFLRTLKRGGAQFPVLPGDFDEEETAKLGVTVSSAQVRSNGAQLAELGRLLEAGTVRAAIDSTFALADARAAHERAARGHVQGKIVLTVA; encoded by the coding sequence ATGCCGACACACACGATGAGAGCGGTCCGACTCCATGAGTACGGCGGTCCAGAGGTACTGCGCTGCGAAGAGGTGCCGGTTCCGGAGCCGGGGCCGGGCGAGGTGCTGGTCAGCGTGCACGCGGCCGGCGTCAATCCGCCGGACCGGTACCTGCGCGGCGGGCTGACCAGGATGCCCGGGGAGACGGAATCGACGGTCGGCCTGCCGGTGATTCCGGGCACGGACGTCTCGGGCGTCGTCGAGGCCGTCGCCGGGGGCGCGGAGGGCTTCTCCGTCGGTGACGAGGTCTTCGGCCTGCTGCGCTTTCCCGGCTTCGACGGCAGGGCGTACGCAGAGTACGTGGCGGCGCCCGCGTCACACCTCGCACGCAAGCCGGCCGGCATCGATCACGTGCACGCCGCTGCGGCGCCCATGGCCGGGCTGACGGCGTGGCAGTTCCTGATCGAGACCGGACACGATCACCCCTCGCCCTTCCAGAAGGAACGGCATCGCCCGACGGCACTCGGCGCCGGCACGACGGTGCTCGTCAACGGCGCCGCGGGCGGCGTGGGCCACTTCGGGCTGCAGCTCGCGAAATGGAGGGGCGCACATGTCATCGCGGTGGCGTCCGGCGCGCACGAAGCGTTCCTGAGCGAACTCGGCGCCGACCGGTTCATCGACTACACCAAGAGTCGTCCCGAGGAACTCGTGCACGACGTCGACCTCGTTCTCGACACCGTCGGCGGTCCCGACAGCAAGCGCTTCTTGCGCACGCTCAAGCGCGGCGGCGCCCAGTTCCCCGTGCTGCCCGGGGACTTCGACGAAGAAGAGACGGCGAAGCTCGGCGTCACAGTCTCGAGCGCCCAGGTCCGCTCGAACGGCGCGCAACTCGCCGAACTGGGGCGCCTGCTCGAGGCGGGCACGGTCCGCGCCGCGATCGACAGCACGTTCGCCCTCGCGGACGCCCGAGCAGCGCACGAACGCGCCGCCCGAGGGCACGTCCAGGGCAAGATCGTGCTCACGGTCGCGTAG
- a CDS encoding helix-turn-helix domain-containing protein codes for MSAPPDDVQEFAARLTRLKERTDRSYGQLARRLNMNTSTLHRYCAGDTVPVDFAPVERLAALCGASPQERLELHRLWLLAVASRQRARTAGAGAGAASGGGVPVAAVASGGGIGSGAVAGAGSSAAEEPAPAAAPPRRPWYRRRRVIVAAAAASMLVATLGSLVHLPSDRPTARGTAHRPTPSRTRTTAAAAHGPATASASPMPSAILTEKPSATPTKTPARSSQGSPSKPPAAGVPLTWTADSQIWEIGCSHDYVIAKPPQEVPPPPAPQDAGAWAATQNAVHGRNTLVEISVQGKTSTAVVLEALRVRVVGRTAAPPEGNVYAMDQGCGADMSPRYFGVDLDKDRPIARPVPGSDMGAPIPAMRLPYRVSATDPEVLLVTAETATCDCRWYLELEWSSQGRTGTVRIDDHGRPFRTTGIKGLPHYSYATWKHEWAPRAH; via the coding sequence GTGTCGGCACCACCGGACGACGTCCAGGAATTCGCGGCGCGGCTCACGCGCCTGAAGGAACGCACGGATCGCAGCTACGGCCAACTGGCCCGGCGCCTCAACATGAACACCTCCACGCTGCACCGTTACTGCGCCGGTGACACGGTCCCCGTCGACTTCGCCCCCGTCGAACGCCTCGCCGCGTTGTGCGGGGCGTCACCGCAGGAGCGGCTGGAACTGCACCGGCTGTGGCTCCTGGCGGTGGCGTCACGACAGCGGGCTCGTACGGCGGGCGCGGGTGCGGGTGCCGCTTCGGGTGGGGGCGTCCCCGTCGCGGCTGTCGCTTCGGGCGGGGGCATCGGTTCGGGCGCCGTCGCGGGGGCCGGTTCCTCCGCGGCCGAGGAACCGGCCCCGGCCGCAGCACCTCCCCGTCGCCCCTGGTACCGCCGCAGACGGGTCATCGTCGCCGCAGCCGCGGCGTCCATGCTCGTCGCCACCCTCGGCAGCCTCGTCCACCTGCCGTCCGACCGCCCCACGGCGCGTGGCACCGCGCACCGCCCGACACCTTCCCGTACGAGGACGACGGCGGCGGCGGCCCACGGCCCGGCAACCGCCTCCGCGAGCCCCATGCCCTCGGCGATCCTCACCGAGAAGCCCTCGGCCACGCCCACCAAAACCCCCGCCCGTTCATCGCAGGGCAGCCCGTCGAAGCCGCCCGCCGCCGGTGTCCCCCTCACCTGGACCGCCGACTCCCAGATCTGGGAGATCGGATGCAGTCACGACTACGTCATCGCCAAGCCGCCCCAGGAGGTGCCGCCGCCCCCGGCACCGCAGGACGCCGGGGCCTGGGCGGCGACGCAGAACGCGGTGCACGGACGCAACACGCTGGTCGAGATCTCGGTGCAGGGCAAGACGTCCACGGCCGTCGTCCTGGAAGCGCTCCGCGTACGCGTCGTCGGACGCACGGCGGCCCCGCCGGAGGGCAACGTCTACGCCATGGACCAGGGCTGCGGCGCAGACATGAGCCCGCGCTACTTCGGCGTCGACCTCGACAAGGACCGGCCCATCGCCCGCCCGGTCCCCGGCAGCGACATGGGCGCACCGATCCCGGCCATGCGCCTGCCGTACCGCGTCTCCGCCACGGACCCGGAAGTCCTCCTGGTCACCGCGGAGACCGCGACCTGCGACTGCCGCTGGTACCTCGAACTGGAGTGGTCCTCACAGGGCCGTACCGGCACGGTCCGCATCGACGACCACGGCCGCCCGTTCCGCACGACCGGCATCAAGGGCCTGCCGCACTACTCGTACGCGACCTGGAAGCACGAGTGGGCGCCCCGGGCCCACTGA
- the sbnB gene encoding 2,3-diaminopropionate biosynthesis protein SbnB: protein MLILGSGDVHRVLDGAETEVVAAVRRAYRLHDRGRTALPHSVFLRFPDDPRNRIIGLPAYLGEDEPVAGIKWIASFPGNTACGLERASAAVILNSMVTGQPEALLEGSVISARRTAASAALAAAALGSSVPETGVSLIGCGVIGFEILAYLRAVLPDLAAVTVFDLDRSRAETFADRCRARWPALKTEVAQSAEETLAAHRLVCLATTAAAPHLTTDACRPGTLVLHVSLRDLTPESILSVVNVVDDADHVCRESTSLHLAEQLCGNRDFIDTSIGSVLNPEEPFRRREDRVTVFSPFGLGTLDLALADLVRRRAEPLGLGTWAPDFLPEPAGAAFG, encoded by the coding sequence ATGCTGATCCTGGGATCCGGGGACGTCCACCGGGTCCTCGACGGCGCCGAGACCGAGGTCGTCGCGGCGGTACGCCGCGCGTACCGGTTGCACGACCGGGGCCGGACGGCCCTGCCGCACTCGGTCTTCCTCCGCTTTCCCGACGACCCGCGCAACCGGATCATCGGACTGCCCGCCTACCTCGGCGAGGACGAGCCGGTGGCGGGCATCAAATGGATCGCCTCCTTCCCCGGCAACACCGCGTGCGGCCTGGAGCGCGCCTCCGCCGCCGTGATCCTCAACTCCATGGTCACCGGGCAGCCGGAGGCCCTGCTGGAGGGCTCGGTGATCTCGGCGCGCCGTACCGCGGCGAGCGCCGCCCTGGCAGCGGCGGCGCTGGGCTCGTCCGTCCCCGAGACCGGTGTCTCCCTGATCGGCTGCGGCGTGATCGGCTTCGAGATCCTGGCCTACCTCCGGGCCGTCCTGCCCGACCTCGCCGCAGTCACCGTGTTCGACCTCGACCGCTCCCGGGCGGAGACCTTCGCCGACCGCTGCCGGGCCCGCTGGCCCGCGCTGAAGACCGAGGTCGCCCAGAGCGCCGAGGAGACGCTCGCCGCCCACCGGCTGGTCTGCCTGGCGACCACCGCCGCCGCCCCGCACCTGACCACCGACGCCTGCCGGCCCGGCACCCTGGTCCTGCACGTGTCGCTGCGCGACCTGACCCCGGAAAGCATCCTGTCCGTCGTCAACGTGGTCGACGACGCGGACCACGTGTGCCGCGAGTCGACCTCCCTGCACCTGGCGGAACAGCTCTGCGGCAACCGGGACTTCATCGACACCTCGATCGGTTCCGTTCTGAACCCCGAAGAGCCCTTCCGACGTCGCGAGGACCGCGTCACCGTCTTCTCCCCGTTCGGCCTGGGCACCCTCGACCTCGCCCTCGCCGACCTCGTCCGCCGCCGGGCCGAACCCCTGGGGCTGGGCACCTGGGCACCGGACTTCCTGCCGGAACCCGCCGGCGCCGCGTTCGGCTGA
- a CDS encoding MFS transporter yields the protein MTSPDTRAQADARPPDPPDAATATAVVPLHRNRDFLLLWGGSAVSLLGSTATTIAYPLLVLAITGSPFAAGLAGFVALLPALLLPLPAGALVDRWPRRRLMIWCDALRALGAATIAVASALDVLGLPLVLAVGFAEGALTVFHGLAAHAAVPNVVPPVQLSLALSRNEARGRAAVMLGTPLGGALFGLGRAVPFLADALTYLVSLTGLLFIRKEFEAERSDRTGGMGEQVREGLRWLWRQPFLRTSTLLVAGSNLMFRALFLVAVVLATDVGTSSTGVGLMVGFAGAGGVLGSLAAPWFARRVGLGALVIGANWAWAVLMAVIALSRDPFTLAAAYAAMWFVGPLWNVALGSYQLSITPDRLRGRVLAAMSTLSNGALPIGSLLGGLLLDSAGARTAALALAGWMVLIAGAASVARSVRATPGPPAR from the coding sequence ATGACGAGCCCCGACACGCGGGCCCAGGCGGACGCGCGTCCGCCGGATCCGCCGGACGCGGCCACCGCCACCGCGGTGGTCCCGCTGCATCGCAACCGCGACTTCCTGCTGCTGTGGGGCGGCTCAGCGGTCTCCCTGCTCGGCTCGACGGCGACCACGATCGCCTACCCGCTGCTGGTCCTGGCCATCACCGGCTCGCCGTTCGCCGCCGGGCTGGCCGGATTCGTGGCGTTGCTGCCCGCACTGCTCCTCCCGCTGCCGGCCGGTGCCCTGGTGGACCGCTGGCCGCGCCGGCGGTTGATGATCTGGTGCGACGCGCTGCGCGCGCTCGGCGCGGCGACCATCGCGGTCGCGTCCGCCCTCGACGTCCTGGGTCTGCCGCTGGTGCTGGCCGTGGGCTTCGCCGAGGGGGCGCTCACGGTGTTCCACGGGCTCGCCGCGCACGCGGCCGTCCCGAACGTCGTACCGCCGGTCCAGCTCTCGCTGGCCCTGTCCCGCAACGAGGCGCGGGGGCGGGCCGCCGTGATGCTCGGGACACCGCTCGGCGGTGCGCTGTTCGGTCTCGGCCGCGCCGTCCCGTTCCTGGCCGACGCGCTGACCTACCTGGTCTCGCTGACCGGACTGCTGTTCATCCGGAAGGAGTTCGAGGCCGAGCGGTCCGACCGCACCGGCGGCATGGGCGAGCAGGTCCGCGAGGGCCTGAGGTGGCTGTGGCGACAGCCCTTCCTGCGCACCAGCACCCTGCTGGTCGCCGGCAGCAACCTGATGTTCCGGGCGCTGTTCCTGGTCGCCGTCGTGCTGGCGACCGACGTCGGCACGTCCTCTACGGGGGTGGGCCTGATGGTCGGCTTCGCGGGGGCCGGGGGCGTCCTCGGCTCGCTGGCGGCACCGTGGTTCGCCCGCCGGGTCGGACTGGGCGCCCTGGTGATCGGGGCGAACTGGGCATGGGCGGTGCTGATGGCCGTGATCGCCCTCAGCCGCGACCCGTTCACGCTCGCCGCCGCCTACGCCGCGATGTGGTTCGTCGGACCGCTGTGGAACGTGGCGCTCGGCAGCTACCAACTGAGCATCACCCCGGACCGGTTGCGCGGCCGGGTGCTCGCGGCGATGAGCACGCTGTCCAACGGGGCGCTGCCGATCGGCTCGCTGCTCGGCGGTCTGCTGCTCGACTCGGCCGGCGCGCGGACCGCCGCGCTGGCCCTGGCGGGATGGATGGTGCTGATCGCCGGCGCCGCCTCGGTCGCCCGCTCCGTACGCGCCACCCCCGGCCCACCGGCGCGGTGA